Proteins encoded within one genomic window of Streptomyces taklimakanensis:
- a CDS encoding NUDIX domain-containing protein: MSVAGVIVDDRGRALLIKRRDNGHWEPPGGVLEPGETIPEALQREVLEETGIKIVLPAALTGVYKNMTGLIVSLVFRCEAIDGSPTTGDETRALRWATREDVTELADEAYAVRVLDALDAAAPPAVRAHDGVKLV, from the coding sequence GTGAGCGTCGCCGGAGTCATCGTTGACGACCGCGGCCGGGCCCTGCTGATCAAGCGCAGGGACAACGGGCACTGGGAGCCGCCCGGCGGCGTCCTCGAACCGGGCGAGACCATCCCCGAGGCCCTCCAGCGCGAGGTCCTCGAAGAGACCGGCATCAAGATCGTCCTTCCGGCGGCCCTGACCGGCGTCTACAAGAACATGACCGGACTGATCGTCTCCCTCGTCTTCCGCTGCGAGGCGATCGACGGTTCCCCCACCACCGGCGACGAGACCCGTGCATTGCGCTGGGCCACCCGTGAGGACGTCACCGAACTCGCCGACGAGGCATACGCCGTGCGCGTCCTGGACGCCCTGGACGCGGCGGCCCCGCCGGCCGTCCGGGCGCACGACGGCGTGAAACTCGTCTAG
- a CDS encoding DUF2637 domain-containing protein: protein MRRYLARVDAVLVQAVIAGALSFAHLHDLAAAAGQHGWKAWAYPISVDLLMVAAWRRLRSGHATTAGWCWFVIALAASLGANVATAGLLDLDDVPAWLRILVAGWPAVAFLGGTLLAHSPSTAAPDEPDEDTADLPAAAEPAPEPTPEPARPAAPAPALPAAPAIPAALVEHARKVADAHRARTGTPIDTDTLRTRLGVPPALADQIAAHLSRSGHPIHPPQEEVTSSTTSLAKDAA from the coding sequence ATGCGCCGCTACCTGGCCCGCGTCGACGCCGTGCTGGTCCAGGCCGTCATCGCCGGTGCCCTGTCCTTCGCGCACCTGCACGACCTGGCCGCAGCGGCCGGACAGCACGGCTGGAAAGCCTGGGCCTACCCGATCAGCGTCGACCTGCTGATGGTCGCGGCCTGGCGGCGCCTGCGCTCCGGCCACGCCACCACGGCCGGATGGTGCTGGTTCGTCATCGCCCTGGCCGCCTCGCTCGGCGCGAACGTCGCCACCGCCGGACTCCTCGACCTGGACGACGTGCCCGCCTGGCTGCGCATCCTCGTCGCCGGATGGCCCGCCGTCGCCTTCCTCGGCGGAACGCTCCTCGCTCACTCGCCGAGCACTGCGGCACCGGATGAGCCGGACGAGGACACCGCCGATCTGCCCGCGGCCGCCGAGCCTGCGCCGGAACCCACACCCGAACCGGCCCGGCCTGCCGCACCTGCCCCGGCGCTCCCGGCGGCACCCGCCATCCCGGCCGCCCTCGTCGAGCACGCCCGGAAGGTCGCCGACGCCCACCGCGCCCGGACCGGCACGCCCATCGACACCGACACCCTGCGCACCCGCCTCGGCGTCCCGCCCGCCCTGGCCGACCAGATCGCCGCCCACCTGAGCCGAAGCGGGCATCCCATACATCCGCCTCAAGAGGAGGTGACCAGCTCTACAACCTCTCTCGCCAAGGACGCTGCATGA
- a CDS encoding GntR family transcriptional regulator, which translates to MAASPSGALGALDPTSDRAVFRQIADQIREAIDKGRFKEGDKLPSESELVEHYGVSRMTVRNSLSILQTEGLVVSEHGRGVYVRPRPPVRRLASDRFARRHREQGKSAFIVEAEAAGSKSEVDSLEVGEERPSQDIAARLGSPRRVLARRRRYLLDGRPVEFATSYLPLDLARNTPIAQPNPGPGGIYARLEELGHRLDHFDEEIKARMPTPQEVRTLRLASGVPVIHLIRTAYDTEGRAVEVCDTVMAADAYVLSYRLPAT; encoded by the coding sequence ATGGCGGCCTCCCCTTCCGGCGCTCTCGGAGCGCTGGACCCGACCAGTGACCGCGCGGTGTTCCGGCAGATCGCCGACCAGATCCGCGAAGCCATCGACAAGGGCCGGTTCAAGGAGGGCGACAAGCTGCCGTCCGAATCCGAACTGGTCGAGCACTACGGCGTCTCCCGGATGACCGTGCGCAACTCGCTGTCGATTCTCCAGACCGAGGGCCTGGTGGTCTCCGAGCACGGCAGGGGCGTCTATGTCCGGCCACGCCCGCCGGTGCGGCGCCTGGCCTCGGACCGCTTCGCCCGGCGCCACCGCGAGCAGGGCAAGTCGGCGTTCATCGTGGAGGCGGAGGCGGCCGGGAGCAAGTCGGAGGTGGACAGCCTGGAGGTCGGGGAGGAGCGGCCGAGTCAGGACATCGCCGCGCGCCTGGGCTCGCCGCGCCGGGTGCTGGCCCGTCGTCGCCGGTATCTGCTGGACGGGCGGCCGGTGGAGTTCGCCACCTCCTACCTCCCGCTCGACCTGGCGCGGAACACCCCGATCGCCCAGCCGAACCCCGGTCCGGGTGGCATCTATGCCCGGCTGGAGGAGCTGGGGCACCGCCTGGACCACTTCGACGAGGAGATCAAGGCCCGGATGCCCACCCCGCAGGAGGTGCGGACGCTGCGGCTGGCCTCCGGTGTGCCGGTCATCCACCTGATCCGCACCGCGTACGACACCGAGGGGCGCGCGGTGGAGGTCTGCGACACGGTGATGGCCGCCGACGCCTACGTCCTGTCGTACCGGTTGCCGGCCACCTGA
- a CDS encoding FtsK/SpoIIIE domain-containing protein codes for MSDLMTWLEVGGPVAIAGGGAAAWAKSRHPAAWWPVVGLPVSVARLVTSYGAVMDSCGLTVPPSRLRALATWATSRREVRPVPPRRGLIRPTSTGLRLRLRLAPGQEPADVAASAERLRHAWGVHAVYVAEVKPGVVELRLVGFDVLDRVRMPRDVEGEFLRVPVALREDATAFVRDYRAIPHQLTLGATLSGKSMYLRNLVAGLARQPVALVGIDCKRGVELAPFAPRLSALATDPSEAAELLPVLVKEMEDRYDLIKARQGIAPNTPDEEITSDVWGLPEDERPVPIVLVVDEVAELFLVATKKDEERRDEMVTHLIRLAQLGRAAGIYLEVCGQRFGAELGKGATMLRAQLSGRVCHRVNDEASAKMALGDIAPEAVEAACSIAPERPGLAVAGDTSGGWSCIRTPYLSLTDAAAVCQDTAHLAPDVPALDPFRPHIPPAPVEHPTPLVTPRPVTD; via the coding sequence GTGTCGGACCTGATGACGTGGCTGGAGGTGGGCGGTCCCGTTGCCATAGCCGGTGGCGGGGCCGCCGCCTGGGCCAAGTCCCGGCACCCGGCGGCCTGGTGGCCGGTGGTGGGCCTGCCGGTGTCGGTGGCCCGGCTGGTCACCTCCTACGGGGCGGTCATGGACTCCTGCGGACTGACCGTGCCCCCGTCCCGGCTGCGGGCGCTGGCCACCTGGGCGACCAGCCGCCGGGAGGTGAGGCCGGTGCCGCCGCGCCGGGGCCTGATCCGCCCCACCTCGACCGGCCTGCGCCTGCGGCTGCGGCTGGCGCCGGGGCAGGAACCGGCCGACGTGGCGGCCTCGGCCGAACGGCTCCGCCACGCCTGGGGCGTGCACGCCGTCTATGTGGCGGAGGTCAAGCCGGGTGTGGTCGAGCTGCGTTTGGTCGGCTTCGATGTGCTGGACCGGGTGCGGATGCCGCGCGATGTCGAGGGCGAGTTCCTTCGGGTGCCGGTGGCGCTGCGGGAGGACGCAACCGCGTTCGTCCGCGACTACCGCGCCATCCCGCATCAGCTCACCCTTGGCGCGACGCTGTCGGGCAAGTCCATGTACCTGCGCAACCTCGTCGCCGGTCTGGCCCGGCAGCCGGTCGCGCTGGTCGGGATCGACTGCAAGCGCGGGGTGGAGCTGGCTCCGTTCGCCCCGCGCCTGTCCGCCCTGGCCACCGACCCGAGCGAGGCGGCCGAGCTGCTGCCGGTGCTCGTCAAGGAGATGGAGGACCGCTACGACCTGATCAAGGCCCGGCAGGGCATCGCCCCCAACACTCCGGATGAGGAGATCACCTCTGATGTCTGGGGCCTGCCGGAGGATGAGCGGCCGGTGCCGATCGTGCTGGTCGTGGACGAGGTGGCCGAGCTGTTCCTGGTCGCGACGAAGAAGGACGAGGAGCGGCGGGATGAGATGGTCACCCACCTCATCCGTCTCGCCCAACTCGGCCGGGCCGCCGGGATCTATCTGGAGGTGTGCGGGCAGCGCTTCGGCGCCGAGCTGGGCAAGGGCGCCACCATGCTCCGCGCCCAGCTCTCCGGCCGCGTCTGCCACCGGGTGAACGACGAGGCGTCCGCCAAGATGGCGCTCGGCGACATCGCCCCCGAAGCGGTGGAGGCGGCCTGCTCCATCGCCCCGGAACGGCCGGGCCTGGCCGTGGCCGGTGACACCTCCGGCGGCTGGTCCTGCATCCGCACCCCCTACCTCTCCCTCACCGACGCCGCCGCCGTCTGTCAGGACACCGCGCACCTCGCCCCCGACGTGCCCGCCCTCGACCCGTTCCGGCCGCACATTCCGCCGGCCCCGGTCGAACATCCGACTCCGCTGGTCACACCGCGACCCGTGACCGACTAA
- a CDS encoding tyrosine-type recombinase/integrase, translating to MAGQRKRNPNGAGTITKRKDGRYHAAVYVLQPDGTRARKFVYGKTWTECDTKRRELLAKVDSGIPVPTRSAKLAEWLPYWLENVIRPNRKRTTYSKYAMHVRLYLVPLLGSKRLETLSPRHVRTFVAEVSRKASPATAKEAHRVLRTALTSACREELVTRNVASLVEPPKVVSRESSPWTLDETLTFLEAARSDPLYAAFVLAVAMGLRRGEILGLRWSDVDLDSRILRVRKQVQRVGGELYEDTTKTGRARPVPLPLICLAALRWHRMRQREAARRKGEDLSPSSWVFRTRNGRPIDPQNINRSFFRIADSAGLRRIRLHDARHGCATLLAAAGVAPRVVMEILGHSQISITMDVYTHVAQDTQREAISHMDRLLRRRLDRG from the coding sequence ATGGCCGGACAGCGCAAGCGCAACCCCAACGGCGCGGGCACCATCACCAAGCGGAAGGACGGCCGCTATCACGCGGCGGTCTACGTCCTCCAACCGGACGGCACCCGTGCCCGGAAGTTCGTATACGGCAAGACGTGGACGGAGTGCGACACCAAGCGCCGTGAGCTGCTGGCCAAGGTCGATTCCGGCATCCCCGTGCCGACCCGTTCGGCCAAGCTCGCCGAGTGGCTGCCGTACTGGCTGGAGAACGTCATCAGGCCGAACCGGAAGCGGACGACGTACAGCAAGTACGCGATGCACGTCCGGCTCTACCTCGTGCCGCTGCTCGGCTCCAAGCGGCTGGAGACGCTGAGCCCGCGCCATGTGCGGACCTTCGTCGCCGAGGTGTCCCGCAAGGCGTCTCCAGCCACCGCCAAGGAGGCTCACCGGGTGCTGCGGACGGCGCTCACCTCGGCCTGCCGCGAGGAGCTGGTGACGCGCAACGTGGCGAGCCTCGTCGAGCCGCCGAAGGTGGTCAGCCGCGAGTCGTCGCCGTGGACGCTGGACGAGACGCTGACGTTCCTGGAGGCGGCGCGGAGCGATCCGCTGTACGCGGCCTTCGTCCTGGCCGTGGCCATGGGCCTGCGGCGCGGGGAGATCCTGGGGCTGCGCTGGTCGGACGTGGACCTGGACAGCCGCATTCTGCGGGTCCGCAAGCAGGTTCAGCGCGTCGGCGGCGAGCTGTACGAAGACACCACCAAGACCGGCCGGGCCCGGCCCGTGCCCCTCCCCCTGATCTGCCTGGCCGCGCTGCGCTGGCACCGGATGCGGCAGCGTGAGGCGGCCCGGCGGAAGGGCGAGGATCTGTCACCGTCCTCATGGGTGTTCCGCACCCGCAACGGCCGTCCGATCGACCCGCAGAACATCAACCGGTCCTTCTTCCGGATCGCGGACTCGGCCGGCCTGCGGCGCATCCGGCTGCACGACGCCCGGCACGGCTGCGCGACGCTGCTCGCCGCGGCCGGGGTGGCTCCCCGCGTGGTGATGGAGATCCTGGGCCACAGCCAGATCAGCATCACCATGGACGTCTACACGCACGTGGCGCAGGACACCCAGCGGGAGGCGATCAGCCACATGGACCGGCTGCTCAGGCGCCGCCTCGATCGCGGGTGA
- a CDS encoding SpdD protein translates to MFLRPQLPATTEHGQPPACSCHPAPAVRRPALPPATTGAVAAVLVGGVVLTALLAAVAVTAISVTVAALVLRSLLASGHRR, encoded by the coding sequence ATGTTCCTGCGTCCGCAGCTCCCGGCCACCACCGAGCACGGCCAGCCGCCGGCCTGCTCCTGCCACCCCGCCCCGGCCGTCCGGCGGCCCGCACTGCCTCCGGCCACGACCGGGGCGGTGGCCGCCGTACTCGTCGGCGGCGTGGTGCTGACCGCGCTCCTGGCCGCCGTCGCCGTCACGGCCATATCCGTGACCGTCGCCGCCCTCGTCCTGCGGTCCCTGCTCGCCTCCGGGCACCGCCGCTGA
- a CDS encoding nucleotidyltransferase family protein, producing the protein MTLDAQFAHTYPTQAVVLAGGQGSRLRPYTDDRPKPMVEIPGTGTPIIGHQLAWLATEGVTDAVVSCGHLAEVLQEWLEGTDLPLRVTTVVEKEPLGRGGGLKHAAASLPRPDEPWYATNGDIWTRFSLREMAAFHAERDATATLALARPRIPWGVVETDEFGHVLDFIEAPPSPYLVNAGVYVFSASFTSMLPDRGDHERTTFPRLARERALAGFPIPQGAYWRAIDTAKDLGEAARELASQSRS; encoded by the coding sequence ATGACTCTCGACGCCCAGTTCGCCCACACGTATCCGACACAGGCCGTGGTCCTGGCCGGCGGCCAGGGGTCGCGGCTCCGTCCGTACACCGACGACCGCCCCAAGCCGATGGTCGAGATTCCCGGTACGGGAACGCCCATCATCGGCCACCAGCTCGCCTGGCTGGCCACCGAGGGCGTCACCGACGCCGTGGTCTCCTGCGGCCACCTCGCCGAGGTCCTCCAGGAGTGGCTGGAGGGCACGGACCTGCCGCTGCGGGTGACGACCGTGGTCGAGAAGGAGCCCCTCGGCCGTGGTGGCGGCCTGAAGCACGCCGCCGCCTCCCTCCCCCGGCCCGACGAGCCCTGGTACGCCACCAACGGCGACATCTGGACGCGCTTCTCGCTGCGCGAGATGGCCGCCTTCCACGCCGAGCGCGACGCCACCGCCACCCTCGCGCTGGCCCGCCCCCGCATCCCCTGGGGAGTGGTCGAGACCGACGAGTTCGGGCACGTCCTGGACTTCATCGAGGCCCCGCCCTCGCCGTACCTGGTCAACGCGGGCGTCTACGTCTTCTCCGCGTCCTTCACCTCGATGCTGCCCGACCGCGGCGACCACGAGCGGACGACCTTCCCCCGGCTGGCGCGCGAACGCGCCCTGGCGGGCTTTCCCATCCCGCAGGGCGCGTACTGGCGGGCCATCGACACCGCCAAGGACCTCGGCGAGGCCGCCCGGGAGCTCGCTTCCCAGAGCCGTTCCTGA
- a CDS encoding mobile element transfer protein, whose translation MPAHRRFRRVVRIGPVQVGTAYDGRGREKHTAACTAPRCGFSADYDSRSAAELAARTHRCPVR comes from the coding sequence ATGCCCGCGCACCGCCGCTTCCGCCGCGTCGTCCGCATCGGCCCTGTCCAGGTCGGCACCGCCTACGACGGCCGGGGCCGCGAGAAGCACACCGCCGCCTGCACCGCGCCGCGCTGCGGCTTCTCCGCCGACTACGACAGCCGCTCCGCCGCCGAGCTGGCCGCCCGTACCCACCGCTGCCCCGTCCGCTGA
- a CDS encoding helix-turn-helix domain-containing protein encodes MPDEELLTVPEVMARLRLGRSKVYDLIRSRRLPSVTIGRSRRVPASALREFISHRLAEAA; translated from the coding sequence ATGCCTGACGAGGAATTGCTGACCGTGCCGGAGGTGATGGCCCGGCTCCGGCTCGGTCGCTCCAAGGTCTACGACCTGATCCGCTCGCGCCGCCTGCCCTCGGTCACCATCGGCCGGTCCCGGCGCGTTCCCGCCTCGGCGCTGCGGGAGTTCATTTCCCACCGACTGGCGGAGGCCGCGTGA
- a CDS encoding DoxX family membrane protein — MDTRTPRGFFDDEPVLSTVRVPSDPAEVVVSHASFRVEFASPPPPSPSLGPVRVPAGVGAVGAGTAVPAAVRGATLLHRPVAGRRAPVVWSGRTQPGDGATRLLQAVRRASGGTGGGEADDTTQALPRVVPPALPRQVDARHTTVLPVFDDDGDTMLTRVHRTTERPLLDGVRPAEGAYDPPEHEPYGTDADDGRDVHGRYGDGFGGFGGHVGFDDEEAREEGARREAQRHGYYPDRRINLGVVLLPLRILLGLISIYAGMGKLCDPVYFDGGDRGSLVAWLRSLQPWAVAEPMRDVALAHPVGAGLCVAFLQIVVGVLTILGLWQRAAAGAGALLSAALIVTVSWHAVPAYETPDIIYLAAWSPLIIAGAPYYSLDARLAGEAWRTLGPRAEVWELRRRVLRRGTIVATVVLGLALLVGSVMGSAVRSARLDSVPRPGDPLTNNQPGSPLPTESGNGPSPSTSGPAGGLPSTGSRTEPSPATSSGTGATTPGTAGTGSGTPGSPSQQQTVQAPPRPEIPAAPQPQAPTDSGDFGGGTEEADTVGGEDGGDVGSSGGTSGVGDDGGDGGGGGEREGALGGLLG, encoded by the coding sequence GTGGACACCAGAACACCCCGCGGTTTCTTCGACGACGAGCCGGTGCTGAGCACGGTCAGGGTGCCCAGCGACCCGGCCGAGGTCGTCGTCAGCCACGCGAGCTTCCGGGTGGAGTTCGCCTCGCCGCCCCCTCCCTCCCCGAGCCTGGGGCCGGTCCGCGTACCGGCCGGTGTCGGGGCCGTCGGGGCGGGCACCGCCGTACCGGCGGCGGTGCGCGGCGCCACCCTCCTGCACCGTCCGGTCGCCGGGCGGCGGGCGCCCGTGGTGTGGAGCGGTCGCACGCAGCCGGGCGACGGAGCCACCCGGCTGCTCCAGGCGGTACGCCGCGCGAGCGGCGGGACCGGCGGGGGCGAGGCGGACGACACCACCCAGGCGCTGCCGCGCGTGGTGCCCCCCGCCCTCCCGAGGCAGGTCGACGCCCGGCACACCACGGTGCTCCCCGTCTTCGACGACGACGGGGACACGATGCTCACCCGCGTCCACCGGACGACCGAACGCCCCCTGCTCGACGGCGTGCGCCCCGCCGAGGGCGCCTACGACCCCCCGGAGCACGAGCCGTACGGGACGGACGCGGACGACGGCCGCGACGTCCACGGCCGGTACGGCGACGGCTTCGGCGGCTTCGGCGGCCACGTCGGCTTCGACGACGAGGAGGCGCGGGAGGAGGGAGCGCGCCGCGAGGCCCAACGCCACGGCTACTACCCCGACCGCCGCATCAACCTCGGCGTCGTCCTGCTGCCGCTGCGGATCCTCCTCGGCCTCATCTCGATCTACGCCGGAATGGGCAAACTCTGCGACCCGGTCTACTTCGACGGCGGCGATCGCGGCTCGCTGGTGGCCTGGCTCCGCTCCCTCCAACCGTGGGCCGTGGCCGAGCCGATGCGGGACGTCGCGCTGGCCCACCCCGTCGGGGCCGGCCTCTGCGTCGCCTTCCTCCAGATCGTCGTCGGCGTGCTGACGATCCTGGGCCTGTGGCAGCGGGCCGCGGCCGGTGCCGGCGCCCTGCTGTCGGCGGCCCTGATCGTCACGGTGAGCTGGCACGCCGTCCCGGCGTACGAGACCCCGGACATCATCTACCTCGCCGCGTGGAGCCCGCTGATCATCGCGGGCGCCCCCTACTACTCGTTGGACGCCCGACTGGCGGGCGAGGCCTGGCGGACGCTCGGCCCGCGCGCGGAGGTGTGGGAGCTGCGCAGGCGGGTGCTGCGCCGGGGCACGATCGTCGCCACGGTCGTCCTGGGACTGGCCCTGCTGGTCGGCTCGGTGATGGGCAGCGCGGTGCGCTCCGCGCGGCTCGACAGCGTTCCCCGGCCCGGCGACCCGCTCACCAACAACCAGCCGGGCTCGCCGCTGCCCACGGAGTCCGGCAACGGCCCGAGCCCGTCCACCTCGGGCCCGGCGGGTGGCCTCCCGAGCACGGGGAGCCGCACGGAACCCAGCCCCGCCACCTCCTCCGGTACCGGCGCCACCACCCCCGGCACGGCCGGCACCGGCAGCGGAACCCCGGGCTCGCCGAGCCAGCAGCAGACGGTGCAGGCGCCGCCGCGACCCGAGATCCCGGCCGCTCCCCAGCCGCAGGCCCCGACCGACTCCGGCGACTTCGGGGGCGGCACCGAAGAGGCCGACACGGTCGGCGGGGAGGACGGCGGCGACGTCGGCTCCAGCGGCGGTACCTCCGGCGTCGGTGACGACGGCGGCGACGGCGGCGGAGGCGGCGAGCGGGAGGGGGCGCTGGGCGGCCTGTTGGGATGA
- a CDS encoding replication initiator, translated as MLAAWGSLPGLVRQLTGLGGCARPIRLSGYRAEHALNTATGEIGPELHRLDSAQLPAGHLLVRCNNRRTTRCATCAETYRRDTYHLITAGLRGGKGTPEQVATHPRVFATFTAPSFGPVHNRPDSGRCRCGARHPADDPALGTPLDPDTYDYEAAVLWNAHAGAIWRRFSIYLRREIAKRAGLTQRAFRQYARVSFAKVAEYQKRGAVHFHAVIRLDGPTGGDTPPPSWASAELLTDAIRAAASAARITGPTLDGRTHTFAFGRQLDIRPIRSADLDGGTELTDRAVAAYIAKYATKGAETATGTLDRPLKFLAELAGLDLSDHARRMIRTAWTLGARKDLEHLRLRAWAHMLGFRGHFSTKTRRYSTTLGALRDARAEWQRLQAAISRGETPHDPAAEPEETTLVLAHWAFAGTGLTAGEQWLTNALTANPSAEGENAHA; from the coding sequence ATGTTGGCCGCCTGGGGTAGCCTGCCCGGCCTGGTCCGGCAACTGACCGGCCTGGGCGGCTGCGCGCGCCCGATCCGGCTGTCCGGCTACCGCGCCGAACACGCCCTCAACACCGCCACCGGGGAGATCGGCCCCGAACTGCACCGCCTGGACTCGGCGCAGCTCCCGGCCGGTCATCTGCTGGTGCGCTGCAACAACCGCCGCACCACCCGGTGCGCCACCTGCGCCGAGACCTACCGCCGCGACACCTACCACCTGATCACCGCCGGACTGCGCGGCGGCAAGGGCACCCCGGAGCAGGTCGCCACGCACCCGCGCGTGTTCGCCACCTTCACCGCGCCCAGCTTCGGCCCGGTCCACAACCGCCCCGACTCCGGCCGCTGCCGCTGCGGCGCCCGCCACCCGGCCGACGATCCCGCCCTCGGCACCCCGCTCGACCCCGACACCTACGACTACGAAGCGGCCGTGCTGTGGAACGCGCACGCCGGGGCCATCTGGCGGCGCTTCTCGATCTACCTGCGCCGGGAGATCGCCAAGCGCGCCGGACTCACCCAACGCGCCTTCCGCCAGTACGCCCGGGTGTCCTTCGCCAAGGTCGCCGAGTACCAGAAGCGCGGCGCGGTCCACTTCCACGCCGTCATCCGCCTCGACGGCCCCACCGGCGGCGACACTCCGCCGCCCTCCTGGGCCAGTGCCGAGCTGCTGACCGACGCCATCCGCGCGGCCGCATCCGCCGCCCGGATCACCGGCCCGACCCTCGACGGCCGGACGCACACCTTCGCCTTCGGCCGCCAGCTCGACATCCGCCCGATCCGCTCAGCCGACCTCGACGGCGGCACCGAGCTGACCGACCGGGCCGTCGCGGCCTACATCGCCAAGTACGCCACCAAGGGCGCCGAAACGGCCACCGGCACCCTGGACCGGCCGTTGAAGTTCCTCGCCGAGCTGGCCGGGCTCGATCTCTCCGACCACGCCCGGCGGATGATCCGCACCGCCTGGACCCTCGGCGCGCGCAAGGACCTGGAACACCTGCGGCTGCGGGCCTGGGCCCACATGCTCGGCTTCCGCGGCCACTTCTCCACCAAGACCCGCCGCTACTCCACCACCCTCGGCGCCCTCCGCGACGCCCGCGCCGAGTGGCAGCGCCTCCAAGCCGCCATCTCACGCGGCGAGACACCCCACGACCCGGCCGCCGAGCCGGAGGAGACCACGCTCGTCCTCGCGCACTGGGCCTTCGCCGGCACCGGCCTCACCGCGGGCGAGCAATGGCTGACCAACGCCCTGACCGCCAACCCCAGCGCGGAAGGAGAGAACGCCCATGCCTGA
- a CDS encoding ABC transporter ATP-binding protein produces MATVTYDKATRIYPGSDKPAVDKLDIQIEDGEFLVLVGPSGCGKSTSLRMLAGLEDVNGGAIRIGDRDVTHLPPKDRDIAMVFQNYALYPHMTVAQNMGFALKIAGVPKDQIRAKVEDAAKILDLEPYLDRKPKALSGGQRQRVAMGRAIVREPQVFLMDEPLSNLDAKLRVQTRTQIAGLQRRLGITTVYVTHDQTEAMTMGDRVAVLKDGLLQQIDAPRRMYDKPANLFVAGFIGSPAMNLVEVPIIDGGVKFGNSVVPVEREVIAEATNKGDKTVTVGIRPEHLDVVSGEGAGMSKDAPAGLAVTVNVVEELGADGYVYGTAEVGGEQKDLIVRVGAREIPEKGSTVHVVPQAGEAHVFSTSTGERLSN; encoded by the coding sequence ATGGCCACGGTCACGTACGACAAGGCGACCCGCATCTACCCGGGTTCCGACAAGCCCGCCGTCGACAAGCTCGACATCCAGATCGAGGACGGCGAGTTCCTCGTCCTCGTCGGCCCTTCCGGCTGCGGAAAGTCCACCTCCCTGCGCATGCTCGCGGGTCTGGAGGACGTCAACGGCGGCGCCATCCGCATCGGTGACCGTGACGTCACCCACCTTCCGCCCAAGGACCGGGACATCGCCATGGTGTTCCAGAACTACGCGCTCTACCCGCACATGACCGTCGCCCAGAACATGGGCTTCGCGCTCAAGATCGCGGGCGTGCCGAAGGACCAGATCCGCGCGAAGGTCGAGGACGCCGCGAAGATCCTGGACCTGGAGCCCTACCTGGACCGCAAGCCCAAGGCGCTCTCCGGTGGTCAGCGGCAGCGTGTGGCGATGGGCCGCGCGATCGTCCGCGAGCCGCAGGTGTTCCTCATGGACGAGCCGCTGTCGAACCTCGACGCCAAGCTCCGCGTCCAGACCCGCACCCAGATCGCCGGCCTCCAGCGCCGGCTGGGCATCACCACGGTCTACGTCACCCACGACCAGACCGAGGCCATGACCATGGGCGACCGGGTGGCCGTGCTCAAGGACGGTCTGCTCCAGCAGATCGACGCCCCGCGCCGCATGTACGACAAGCCGGCGAACCTCTTCGTCGCGGGCTTCATCGGCTCCCCGGCCATGAACCTCGTCGAGGTGCCGATCATCGACGGCGGCGTGAAGTTCGGCAACAGCGTCGTCCCGGTCGAGCGCGAGGTGATCGCCGAGGCCACGAACAAGGGCGACAAGACCGTCACCGTGGGCATCCGTCCCGAGCACCTGGACGTCGTCAGCGGCGAGGGCGCGGGGATGTCCAAGGACGCGCCCGCGGGTCTGGCCGTCACCGTCAACGTCGTCGAGGAGCTCGGCGCCGACGGTTACGTCTACGGCACCGCCGAGGTCGGTGGCGAGCAGAAGGACCTCATCGTCCGCGTCGGGGCCCGTGAGATTCCGGAGAAGGGCTCGACGGTCCACGTGGTGCCGCAGGCCGGCGAGGCCCACGTGTTCTCCACCTCCACCGGTGAGCGCCTGAGCAACTGA